The genomic segment TTAATCATTTATACCAAGCAACCATCAGCATACGaataccatattcattcattgtaacagcgatcgttcataactAATACATCCGCATACATCTCatgcatacaatccatatcaaacatgcatacaacacacaatataaattaaatcacaataagcttcccttacccggattcagtaGCGAACGTCCTAAAGAGTGGATCTTGACTCGCCTAAAAGAAGCTCTCTCAACGTTTCTCTTAAGCTTTCCCACTaaactaaccaaaagaaaaatgaagggCTTAGCCTACACCGTTGCATGCAGCTGAATACCGTTTACAGGAACACCAAAAACGATCGCCCAAGTGAAACTTACCAGAACTGGAAGTTGTTCGGTTCAATATAGAGCTCTCGGTGCAGGGAACGTCCTCACGGTACTGAAAGGTGAAAGGAGTAGAGAATGGTGAGTtacggtagagagaagatggaggttctagagagaagatggaggatttgaaaattcagagtttggggaagaagacgaagtgtGCAGCATAGTGGGGAAAGAgtttttctgaaaattaatttctctccccacttaggacgaacgtccactcgcctgctgccacttggattccattAAGGTTTTAGAATGTTCCAACACGACACTTGGCAGTCGCATGCAGAGTGGGTGTGATGGCGTGTCAGTGGAGGTGCACGTGTGGCGAGGTGCATTTATGGGAGCACAGTGGTGACTCAGCACAGACATTAATGGGACGTgacaaaaataatatgaaaaacatgtaatatattaggctataaataatattttacacttttattatattattattattatcagtttatcacattattttttgaatagttttttttttatatttttctaatgttattatgttttacataaaaaaaatctgttGGACTTTTTAAAATGAGACACAACAATTCAAAGTCAATTTGTTTCCGCATTCCCATATTTTCTTGTTGCACTCCATACTTTCTAAATTTCAACTATACCCcttgttaaaattaatagaaaaggacagtatatatatatatatatatatatatatatatatatatatatatatatatatatatatatatatatatatatattttgtgttttaactatattttgaattgtgtaaTTTGTAGATACTCTGTaagacaaatttatattttaaattgtacaattaataatacaaatttaaaaaagaataaaaaatatgaattaaattttgaattgtataatttataatacaattttatattttaaattgtataatttgtaatataaatttacaatataattaaaatgcattttaaaatttaaaattcataatataaatttatatttcaattgcCGTAATGCAAATTTAGAAGACAACATAAGACCCAAAATTTTTAATAAGGGACAATCAAGTCATTTTGGTAAGATTATGAGCCCATGAAGAAAATATGGGGGCGCAGGAAGAATCCCCCAATACAAAATTGCTAGAGAGAAACCATGATAAGGCCCAACCCAGTTTGTGGTGGGATCTATGAAACGGACAAGAGAAAGCAGCGGCGAAAGGAGAACACAAAATCTACACCCAAAACAACAGAAAGTTGCAGGAGGGGAGCAGCGGAGCACGAAATTTTTACCCAGGTGTGTTCTGCATAAATCGTGACCTAGAAACACGCAGATTCAGTGTATTTGTGTAGTGAAAAACAATTCTAGGGTTTGGAGAGTGAAATGAGCAAGTATGGTTTGAACCTTAGGCCACCTAAGGCAAAGAAACAGGCACCAAGGCCCTCCCTTGCCACCCCTTTTGGATTTAATGAGGATGATGATAATGACGTCGAGAGGGAAATTGCTCTTCAGGCTAGCAAGAATAAACGTCTCAAGGAAGTAAGTTGATCTTTCTGTGATAGTTTCCTTGGTGTTTGATAATTTGCGTTCAATGTTTATAATCGGGCCTGTTGTATTTTGCTTCTTTGTATTATTATCTTACTTTCATTTTCTTAGGTTGAGGAGCAGCAGAAGAAAGCCTTGGAGGAAGATCCATCCGTATTTGATTATGATGGAGTCTATGACAAAATGAAAGCGAAGGAAACTCGTCCATTGACCCAAGATCGTGAAGAGAGAAAGGTAGCTTGCAGTTCTAGTGATCTTCTCTTACTTACAGTCAAACCGCCACTTTGTTATGTTTATAACTATGTAGAATCGTATTGTCAGGAACTGAGAATCTCTGGCACCTTGCATTTACATAATAATTAGGTTAATGACTCAGGTGATTAGCAGCATGAAGATATGCATCATTcacttctttttgtttttggatttaaatatcctttcatttatttaaatttttaaaattgtctttATGCTAAGATACCACTGAAGTCATTTTGCTATGCTGTTGGATTGTCTTGAATCTATAATAAgtaatctttatttataaaagaaattgccAAATCATCTTTATTGTACCCTTTCGTTGTTTGGGTAGGGTGGTTCGCATTACATAGGACACAGGACATAGTGGACGATGCAATGTGGCAGAAAAATGCTAGATGTAAGGAGGCTTATATACAGATGATAGATAATTAGATTATCGGGTAGCATAGGAACATATTTTCCTGATGTGTTAAAGtaactttatataaaattaagattgtgagattttaaggtttaatatttttcaaaattccaAGATTACCGTATAAAGGTGTTAGTGTGAATCTGGGAATTGGTGTTTGACATGTATGAACACAACACAACTCATTCTCAAGGTTAGGAAATTTCATTGTCAAGGCCCTGTTTGAATAGTGAAAATGGTCTGGTGTGGGTTGCTCTGGGTTTCGAATAGGCTATGTGAGtattcctttttaattttttgtttaaatttctttcttgttttacTTTTGAGAGCTAgtgtttaaatttgttaattttggGTCATTTGCTAAATGACTTCGTTACTCATCATCAACCTGTAATCTTTGTGATGTAGCCAAAATATATCGAAAATCTGATGAAAAAGGCAAAAGAGCGAGAGCAGCATCGTGAGATTGTTTATGAGAAAAAGATTGCCAAAGAGAGAAGCAAAGACGACCATATCTATGCTGACAAAGACAAATTTGTTACAGAAGCATATAGAAAGAAGCTTGCCGAACGAGAGAGACAAATGGAGCTAGAGCGTTTGCGTGAACTTCAAGAAGAAAGAGATGATGTAAGTTCCTGTCTTTTAAATTTCACATAGTTTTTTTGCCATGTTTTCGTATCTTTTCTGTTGTCAACCTAGATTCGTAATGGATTTAAGATGTTCTAgtgtttcctttcttttcttttctccctcATTTTagtgtatatattttttctttaattaaactGGCATGGTCTTTTATGGTCTTATTCCTCTCTCTCTGTTCTTATTATTgacattttttgtattttaatatttgcatAGGTTACCAAGAAGAAGGATTTTTTGCTTGATTTTTATTCAAACCTTGACAAAAATGTTGCTTATGGAGCAAAAGATGCCCAAGCGAGGAAACGTGAGAAGCAGGCTGAGAGAAGAGTTGCAGAGAGCCACGCACCAAATGACCATGAACAACGTAATGGGTCAGATGAAGTGCAGCATTCATTGGACAACCCAAGTTCACTAGTGGAGTCTCCTGCAGAAAAGATTGGGGAACAGGGTGAGGCTTCTAATCCATTGGACACGAAACCAAATCCTGAGGCTTCTTCTGCGGAAGCAAAGAGTTCAGCTGAACAGCCATCAGCTTCTCAACCAAAGC from the Vigna angularis cultivar LongXiaoDou No.4 chromosome 3, ASM1680809v1, whole genome shotgun sequence genome contains:
- the LOC108324999 gene encoding uncharacterized protein LOC108324999, which codes for MSKYGLNLRPPKAKKQAPRPSLATPFGFNEDDDNDVEREIALQASKNKRLKEVEEQQKKALEEDPSVFDYDGVYDKMKAKETRPLTQDREERKPKYIENLMKKAKEREQHREIVYEKKIAKERSKDDHIYADKDKFVTEAYRKKLAERERQMELERLRELQEERDDVTKKKDFLLDFYSNLDKNVAYGAKDAQARKREKQAERRVAESHAPNDHEQRNGSDEVQHSLDNPSSLVESPAEKIGEQGEASNPLDTKPNPEASSAEAKSSAEQPSASQPKPDHHKRSLDALAAAKERFLARKKAKDQ